The stretch of DNA AGCCTGAAGTAGCAAAACAAGAAATGGCTAAGTCGGTGGAGTATTTAACTGATATTTTGGGTGAAGCACCGCCGCTATTTGCATACCCAAATGGTTGGTTTGGCCGAGACTTTACCTCGGAGCATCAACACATGCTAAATGAACTTGGCATTCAATATGGTGTAGCAACAAATGATGGTGGTATTACGTCTAAAACTAGTTTGACGGCTTTGCCACGATTTATGCCACATCGAAAAGAGTTTAATCAGTTTTGTTTATCAATATTAAAAATAGCCGGAGAGTAACAGCCCGTGAGCGCCACTAAAACCGTTCTGATGATAGCCTTTGAGTTTCCACCAAGCAATGGCGCGTCGGTTCCACGCATCGAGAGTTTTTATCGATACCTAAAACAGTGGGGCTGGGAAGTTATTGTATTAACGGCAGACCCGAGCGCATATTCAAAAGTGGATGCAACTTATCAAGACGGGCCAGACGATAAAATTTACCGAACTCGAGCACTCGATGTGCAGCGCGACTTGTCGTACAAAGGTAAGTACTTTTCAATTATGGAAACACCTGATCGCTGGGGCCTTACATGGATACCTTCGTCGGTTAGAGTGGGCGCAAAGTTAATTAAAAAATACAAGCCCGACGTTATTTGGTCTTCAGCACCAACGCCAAGCACACACTACATAGCCAATAAATTATCAAAACAAACTGGCTTGCCTTGGGTAGCCGATTATCGTGACCCTTGTCATTACATGAATGGTAGCGCAGGGCGATGGTTAGACTTCATACATAAAAAAATTGACCGCCAAGTGATGCGAAACTCAGCACACCTTACCTACGCAACAGCCGCAGTGCGCGATTTATACCAGGCTAAGTATGGCGCTTTAGTTGAAAGTAAAAACACCGTAATTGAAAACGGTTTTGACGAAGCAAACTTTGAACGCCTCGCCGCATTAAGTTCGGTGGAGCGAGCGAATACGCCCTTTGATTCAAAAAAATTCTCAATGTATTACAGTGGTGTTTTATATGCACATGGTCGCGATCCGGTACCCATTTTTGAAGCCATAGCCATGTTAAACAACGACGGTTTAGTGAATGCGGAAAACTTTGAATTAATATTTCAAGGGGCTGGCAATGGCGAAGAGTTTAGCGATGCACTAACCACATTAGGCATTACTGACTTAGTTCAGTTTATTGAACCTGTGCCCTTTATTAACGCATTAAATAACATGACACGAGCCGATGCATTAGTGCTTATTCAAGACGCCCGATTTAACAAACAAATTCCGGGCAAAGTATACGAATACCTGCGAACGCAACGTCCTATGTTAGTAAAAGCGGATTCACAAGGTGCAACTTATAAGTTAGCCTCATCATTTGATGGCGTGGAAACAGGCATGGCAGCAGAAGAGTTGGTATTAGGAATTACAAAGCTAATTGGCAGTAAAAATGAGCAGGGTCAGGTTACTGTATATCAAAGAGATCTAACAGCCTATAACCGTGAGCAAAAGGCAAGGCAGTTAGAGCAGATATTAACGTCTATTAAATAAACGCAATCGATAGAATTTTGATCATGAATAATGTAAAAGCAGTACTTTTAAAAGTACTAGTTAAGTTTGTTAAATTCAGCAGTGGCTCTTTTATTATACTTTTGATGGGTGCTTTTTTATTATTACAATCCTCTTCCTTGATTGAAGATAAGGCCCAACTTAGTTCCGAAGAACTTAATCAGGCAAAGAACGCCTTTAAAACTCTATCTGAACAGCTTAGTTCGAATTCATCTTCATTTAACATTAGCTTAACATCGATAGAGTTAAACTCCACCGCAAAAATGATTAATCACCTTTGGCCTCATACCGTCGCTCATATTGCGACATCAGAATATGGAATGCTCCTTTCAACCTCATCTAGAGTGAATTTACTCGGGGAGTTTTATTTAAATACGAGGTGTATTGTTACAAATTCGTTAACCGGAACAGTTGAGTTTGACCAGTGTTATGTTGGCTCCCTTCCAGTCAACAGTTGGTTGGTAAAGTTAATTATGTATCAATCATTAAAAGTGATAGTGGGGAGTGAATTTGTTAGAACATTCGATATTGCGTTAAGTAATATAGTTTTTAGTGAGGCTGGAATTACAACACATGGTGAGAAATCACGGTATTTAAAAGAAAACATAAACGCTTCGCTATATAAGTTTAAAGAAGTTGCCAAGTCATATTCACAAACATCAGATATAGATAAATCATTGATCCAACTATATATCAATGAATTGAGCGTGATTAATTCTAATCAATTTCATGATTACTTAATGGTACTATTTAAATTAGCAGCTGAACGCTCAATTGATAACGATCCAGTAAAGGAAAATAGTGCCGCTATTTGGGCTTTAGGCGCAAAGTTTGGTAGTCATCACTTCTCTAGTATCTGGGAGATAGAAATACCAAGAAATGCAGATAAACCTTTTCCTCAGCTGAGAGGTAGAGAAGATCTTACAAAGCACTTCGTTTATTCGGCAGTTCTTCAGCTCATAGGCGACTCTAGCTTAAGCTTCTCGATAGGTGAGACTAAAGAGCTACTTGACTCTTTGTCAGGTGGCTCTGGTTATAGTTTTGCCGACTTAGCGGCGGATATCGCAGGACTTCAATTTGCAGAATTTGTAACTTCAAATGAACGCAACGCTCTATCTGTTCAGGGATTGTTGAGTAATGTAGATAATGAAGATGTTTTTTTTCCTTTTGTACATGACTTTCCTGAAGGGTTGAATGAAGCGACTTTTAAAAGACTTCTTAGCTCAAAATATTCTGGCCAGTATTTAGAAATTAGAAACGAAATATCCGCTAGGATAGACAATCTGAAACTTTATAATTCAGGTTTAGGCAAAGATATGCAAAGCCTCCAAGAGACATGGTCTGAACCTAACCAATATGGATTAGATTTCTATCATAAAGTTGATACTCACATTCATACAAAGTATTCAGACGGTGGTTATACCGTTAAGCAAATTGCCGATAAAGCCGCTCAATTTGGTTGTGAGGCTGTTGCAATTACAGACCATTCAGACTTGGATTTGAAAAGGGTTTTATCAATTGAGTTTTTTGAAGACTTAAAATATGCCCAACAAAGTCATCCGTATTTAACGATTATCCCTGGACTCGAATGGAATATACCACCGCTAAATGGCAGGGAGCATGTGACAGTATTACTGCCGGAGTCGAGCTATCTGCAAGATAACCTCATAAACTTCAGGAAGCAATTTGATCACTTTAATCGCTATGAAGCTCAGCTATTGTCGCCAATAACAGGGTTAAATTGGTTAAACCAATTATCAAATCGTGAAAATGGAGCGAAACCAGTACTAATATACAACCACCCCAATAGGAAAGATTTTCAAACTACAGAAAATGCGCATGACTTTGCATATTGGCGAAAACACTCTAACTTGGTTGTGGGTTTTTCAGGAGCTCCGGGCCACCAAAAAATGAAAAACGATAAAAATGGATCCTATGAAAATAGTCTTAAAACTATCAATGGTTGGGACCCTAGCGTGGCGAGAACTGGAGGTGAGTGGGATAAATTATTGCAAAAGGGCTATAAAGTGTGGGCCGCGAGAGCCGCCTCTGATTTTCATAATACCGATATGGATTATTGGCCTTGTGAGTTTTCCTCAACCCATGTTAAGTCTCGCTCAAATAGTCACAATGATATTCTTACAGGCTTAAGAAGGGGAAACATTTGGGCTCAACATGGTAGCTTTGTAAAAAAACTGAGCTTTACAGCCACAGTACAAAACCAAGTTGCACAAATAGGTGAAGAAGTTGTAGCTGAGTTTGGTGAAGAAGTATTAGTTGAGCTCAACGTCAATTTGGCGGATCTTGATTGGCAAGGAAATGAGCCTCAACTTAATCAGGTTGAATTAGTAATAATTACTGAAGATGAAATTAAATCAAAAACCTTTGATTTGAACCACAAAACAGACAAACAAATAAAATTGCAACATCGTATGACATTGGCATCGGATAAACTAATATTTAGGTGGCGAGGTACAAATAAGCAAATAGGTCAGGCTGATTACCTTTTTTATACAAACCCAATCAAAATAAAGAAGCGGCTATAAACAGCTTCTTATGACTATTAACAAGACAAACAGCCTTATTGTTCGTTGCTTTTCTCCGAAGATTCAAAGTTATCAGTATCTTGAACAAGGTATAGAGGCCTTTGTTTAACTTCGATAAAAATTCTAGCTAAATACTCCCCAATAATGCCTAGGCACATAAGAATGAGGCCACCGATAAATAGTGTTACCACCATTAAGGATGCGTAACCTGGAGTGTCAATCCCAAAAATAAGGGTTTTGAAAATCAAATATATACCGTAAATAAACGTGAACATTGAAATAGCGCCACCAACATAGGACCAGATCTTAAGTGGTAACGAAGTAAACGAAATAATACCTTCTAAGGCCAATCTGTATAATTGAACGTAATTCCATTTTGTTGTACCTGCAACACGTTCAGGTCTCGTGTATTCAATAGTAACTTGCTTAAAACCCAATGACGCAAAAAGTCCTTTCATGAAACGGGTTCTTTCTCTATACGTTTTTAGAGCATCAACTACTTTTCTATCAAGTAATCGAAAATCACCAACGTTATTTGGAATTGATATATCTGAAATTTTATCGATAAGGCGATAGAACAGGCTTGACGTTATTCTCTTTACTTGTGAATCCGACTTCCGGTCTACTCTTTTAGCTAATACCATGTCCGCACCACGTTGCCATTCTGTAATCATTTCCCCTATTAACTCAGGAGGATCTTGAAGGTCACAATCGATAGGAATGGCAGCGTCGCCTGTACAGTAATCCAAGCCAGCAGTTAACGCTGTTTCTTTTCCATAATTTCTTGAAAGGTTGACAACTTTTATTCTGAAATCAGATTGAGCGGCGAGTTTTAATTTATCTATGGTGGAGTCTGAACTTCCGTCGTTAATACAAACAATTTCATACTCAGCGTCAAGTGTTGAAAACTCTTTTCGTATAGCATCAAAAAAGATATCTACCACTTCTTCTTCGTTAAACATGGGAGCAACTAGCGAAATAGTGGGGTGTTTTAGAGTTTTCAATTTACAGATCCATTTGTCATTATTAATTATTATAAATAGTGATGTTAATTATTAACTATTTTTTATTTAAGTTACCAGTGTAGACTACTACAGACATCAAAAATTAATAAGAAATAAAACGAAAGCTAAATATGAAATACGTAATTTTAAAAAGAATTTCTAAGTTTTTTAGCATAGGATTGCTTGCAACCTTTATACATATAAGTGTGTACAGTTGTGCACTTTCCTTTGAGTTAGCCTCGGCCCAAAAAGCAAATTTTGTTGGATTTGTAATAGCGTTCATATTTTCGTTTGTGGGGCAGACTTTTATTACGTTCGAATTGAAAAAAAGTGAATTTACTGCAACTGTTTTTATTAAGTTTTGTAGCATTGCTATATTAGGATATTTAATTAATGCGTTTTGGGTGTATTGTATTAAAGAAGTACTGTCACTTAATCCGCAGTGGGCTGTTGTAGCAATAGCTGTTTTAACACCTGCAGTGACTTTTTTATTCTTATCAAAATGGGTGTACAAGGAAGCAACCGTAAATGACTAATTTCAAATCTGAATTTATTGAAGAAGTTAAATACTTTAGGATTGATACTGCAAATATCAATAGTTTGCTACTCGTACTAGCAATTTTTTTATTATGGGGACTGCCTGTTATTACGGGTAATATCTATCATCAGGATGACATATACAGGGCTGTCACTGGAAATTACGATTGGTATGGATTAGGTCGACCCGCTGCGCAAGAGGCTTCTAGAGTGCTGTCAGGTAGTGGATTTGTACTACTGGACGTAGCACCTTTGACTCAAATCGTTTCACTTGTATTGTTGGCCTACGCGTCACTGCAATTATCAAAGTTTATACATCGAGAGTATGACCAAAAAATACTTCTGACGGCAACCGTACTTTTTTTAAATCCTTATTTTTTATATAACTTATATTATCGATTTGATGCCATAGGTATGGCTCTTGCGGTATTTTTAGTCACGGCGTCTTTTACAATTTTTCCTCAAAGTAGATTTAAAGTATTGTTTTCTATTGGTCTTCTTTTTGGTGCACTGTCAAGTTATCAGCCTGTTGTAAACATGTTTATTGCACTCGTTGGGCTAGAAGTCGTTTTACTCTTAAACTCGGAAAAAAAGAAACAAGTTTACAAAGTGCTAGCTTTACGTGCGTTTACATTTGTAGGTGCTTACGTTTCTTATTTTCTAACCATAGGTTTGGTCGTTGGAAGTAGAACAGAACGTTCTTCAATTGTGCCACTAAATCAGGAAGGCTTTGTTAAGGCCTGGAATAATATAGAAAACTTTGTTTTATATGCAGCAAAGCTTTATAGCATGCCAGCATTTTTAGTTGGGTTATTGTTGGTGACTCTTGTTGGTTTCGCGTTAACATGGCGGTCTATCCCTAAAAGTGCCAACACACTTATCGTTGTTGGTATAACACTTTTAATCATTACCATGTCGATGTTTGGTCCATTATTTATACTTAATGGTACCTTAGTTCATTTTAGAACACAGCCTTCCACTATGGCATTATTTGCACTAATTTTGGTTGCATTTGTATGCTATCGCAGTAGTTTAGACAAACTTGCCTTAATTCCCATTTTGATAGTTACATCAATTAGTTACCAAATAGGAAGTGCTTATAATGCTCAATATAAATATGATCAAGCGCTAATAGATAATATTGCTCATGAAGTTTCAAAATTGCCACAAAATTTTGAGCAAGTAATTGTTACTGGAAAAAGTGAGACAGCGTTATTTGCTATAAATGCGATGTCCGAAAACGTATTAATTCCGAGCTTTGTTATACCAGCAACAAGTTGGCAATTAGACGGCAGGTTAATGGCTGCAGGAATAGATAAAATTACCTTTCTTTGGGGAGGAGACAAACGAAAACTTGTCAAAGAATTTAAAGCTGAGCGGTGTAGTTCTGCACAGCTTATATTGAGGTCAAAACACTTCAACATCTATGAATCTGCTAATAAAGTTATTCATGTTTCCGTCGGAAAAACTAAAGAAGCGTTCTGTGATTAGCTCTTCCAGTTTTGTCGGATATATTTTAAAGCTGGCTTTTCAACATAAATCATAATGTTATGAGCTAATAGCAAGGAAACAATCAGCGCAGCAGAAATACTAAGCTGTGGCGGTATACCATGTTGATAGCCGTAATTTATAATAACGTAGCCAATACTTTGATGAACTAGATAAAGAGAATAAGAAATAGCGCCCAAATAGGTAAGAAAGTTAATTCTAAAAATCGGAAGGCGTCCTTTAATTATGGCGAAAAACATAAGGAAAAAGCCTGATAGACCAATTGCAGTTTGGATGGAGTTTTTTATATATAAAGAAATCACGCATAGTACGAGTAATGCAACAGTTTTTTTAGTGTAACTGGATTGCATGATTTTAAAAAAAACAATTCCTGCTGCAAAAAACTCAATGTAATCAATTATAAAAAGTTTTTTTAAAGCGTTGTGAATAGGTAAGTCGAATAGGGCAATTAACGCTGCAATAATAACCCAAGGAATAAAAATATTTTCAATTTTAGAAAGGTAGTTCAGTTTAAAAATAGCAACCATCCAGACATAAAATGCCATTTCTAATGTTAAGGTCCAATATGCTCCATCAACATGCTGAAATCTAAAGTACTCGTGTATCATGGTTAAGTTGGCTAAGAAAGTTGTAAAGTTTAGCTGTAAAAACTCTACATTGCTTAAAGATGTAACAATGAAGGTAATAATAACCGCACACCAAAATGTGGGGTAAAGCCTTGAAAATCTAGAAACAACAAACTCTCTAACATTAGAAACTCTTCCAATACTCCAGAAAATAACGAAACCACTGATAATGAAGAATAGCTGTACACCGTAAAAACCATAGCTAAACAGTTCGCTAACGTAAAAATCATGACCAAACAAGCGGTTATAATGATACAAATAGTGATAAATAACGACCGCCATTGCGGCGATTCCTCTAAGTCCATCTAACTCTTTTAGCCTACTAGTATTCATTATTAACTCCGTTTATAAAACTTGCTTAGCACACCAATCCCAGGTGTATTTGTTTAAGTTAGCAGCTTGAGTGACTCGGTCTGTTTCTGTGAGCAGCAGGTCGCTTAAGTCTTTAGTAATTGCATCAATGTCGTCTACTTTAACTACGGTACCTAGATTGGGTTCGCTAGTCATAATCTCAGGTACGCTACCAACATTAGTAGCTACGGCAGGACAACCGCTGGCTAATGCTTCGGTTAATACATTAGGGCTACCTTCACCTCGGCTAGATAAACAAAATACATCGGCGGCGTTATACCAGGTAATAAGTTCATTATTTGGAACCGCACCCATAAAATGAACATGGTCTTTAAGGCCTAGGGAAGTTACTAATGCTTTTAGCTCTTTACGGTAATCACCTTCGGCTCCTTCTGAGCCTAAAATATAAAAGTGTGTGTTGTTTAGTCCTAGTTGTAGAATGATCTTTTTAAGGGCTTTAATAACAACGTCAAAGCCTTTGCGGTGAATAAGTGCACCTACGCCTAAAATGATCTTTTGATCTTGCGGTAAGTTTAGCTTGGCTCGACATTCAGCTTGATCGATATGATAAAACGCATCGGTATCGACACCATTTCTAACCACTGTAGTTTTTGAACGAGTATTGGCAATTTTATCTGCCGTGTCGGCCATTTCTTCGCTCAACGAAATAATGCTATCAACTTTACTAAGATAATGAGCAACCAAAGTTTCTCTTACATCACCGTCTTGCTGGTGGAAGGCTTCCATACCACGTAACGTAACTCTATAAGGTACTTTGTAGTAGTTGCTAAGGTAATCACCTGTTGGTAAGTCTGGAAAGGTCCAGTGAAGATCCACTAAATCAAACTCAAAACCAATTTGTTTAATAACATTCTTTACTGCTTGTTTATACGTTATTACTTCTAAACCTTTAAAGTGGCCAGGAATAGAAAAGAACCGTGGATGATAAATTGTAATGCCATCTCGTTCGGTTTTAAATGGAATATTGGCTAAGTGTTTAAACTTATGTATAAAGCCATGAACTGGAGACCACGGAATAGGGTTAATCACAGTGACATTGGCATATTTACTCATTGCTTTTAAACGATTAAAAACAAAGATCCCATGATTTGGACGCTCAACGTTTGGGAATAAGTAGCTAATGGCGAGAATGTTTTTATAGGCCATATTAATTTAGTCCGTATTCTTCCTAAGCCACTCTTCTAGCACCACTAATTGCCACAACGTTTTATGGTGGTCATATTTATTGGCATTGTGCTCAGTGATGAGTTGTTGGA from Psychrosphaera aestuarii encodes:
- a CDS encoding glycosyltransferase — encoded protein: MAYKNILAISYLFPNVERPNHGIFVFNRLKAMSKYANVTVINPIPWSPVHGFIHKFKHLANIPFKTERDGITIYHPRFFSIPGHFKGLEVITYKQAVKNVIKQIGFEFDLVDLHWTFPDLPTGDYLSNYYKVPYRVTLRGMEAFHQQDGDVRETLVAHYLSKVDSIISLSEEMADTADKIANTRSKTTVVRNGVDTDAFYHIDQAECRAKLNLPQDQKIILGVGALIHRKGFDVVIKALKKIILQLGLNNTHFYILGSEGAEGDYRKELKALVTSLGLKDHVHFMGAVPNNELITWYNAADVFCLSSRGEGSPNVLTEALASGCPAVATNVGSVPEIMTSEPNLGTVVKVDDIDAITKDLSDLLLTETDRVTQAANLNKYTWDWCAKQVL
- a CDS encoding glycosyltransferase, which gives rise to MSATKTVLMIAFEFPPSNGASVPRIESFYRYLKQWGWEVIVLTADPSAYSKVDATYQDGPDDKIYRTRALDVQRDLSYKGKYFSIMETPDRWGLTWIPSSVRVGAKLIKKYKPDVIWSSAPTPSTHYIANKLSKQTGLPWVADYRDPCHYMNGSAGRWLDFIHKKIDRQVMRNSAHLTYATAAVRDLYQAKYGALVESKNTVIENGFDEANFERLAALSSVERANTPFDSKKFSMYYSGVLYAHGRDPVPIFEAIAMLNNDGLVNAENFELIFQGAGNGEEFSDALTTLGITDLVQFIEPVPFINALNNMTRADALVLIQDARFNKQIPGKVYEYLRTQRPMLVKADSQGATYKLASSFDGVETGMAAEELVLGITKLIGSKNEQGQVTVYQRDLTAYNREQKARQLEQILTSIK
- a CDS encoding glucosyltransferase domain-containing protein, with amino-acid sequence MTNFKSEFIEEVKYFRIDTANINSLLLVLAIFLLWGLPVITGNIYHQDDIYRAVTGNYDWYGLGRPAAQEASRVLSGSGFVLLDVAPLTQIVSLVLLAYASLQLSKFIHREYDQKILLTATVLFLNPYFLYNLYYRFDAIGMALAVFLVTASFTIFPQSRFKVLFSIGLLFGALSSYQPVVNMFIALVGLEVVLLLNSEKKKQVYKVLALRAFTFVGAYVSYFLTIGLVVGSRTERSSIVPLNQEGFVKAWNNIENFVLYAAKLYSMPAFLVGLLLVTLVGFALTWRSIPKSANTLIVVGITLLIITMSMFGPLFILNGTLVHFRTQPSTMALFALILVAFVCYRSSLDKLALIPILIVTSISYQIGSAYNAQYKYDQALIDNIAHEVSKLPQNFEQVIVTGKSETALFAINAMSENVLIPSFVIPATSWQLDGRLMAAGIDKITFLWGGDKRKLVKEFKAERCSSAQLILRSKHFNIYESANKVIHVSVGKTKEAFCD
- a CDS encoding PHP domain-containing protein, whose product is MNNVKAVLLKVLVKFVKFSSGSFIILLMGAFLLLQSSSLIEDKAQLSSEELNQAKNAFKTLSEQLSSNSSSFNISLTSIELNSTAKMINHLWPHTVAHIATSEYGMLLSTSSRVNLLGEFYLNTRCIVTNSLTGTVEFDQCYVGSLPVNSWLVKLIMYQSLKVIVGSEFVRTFDIALSNIVFSEAGITTHGEKSRYLKENINASLYKFKEVAKSYSQTSDIDKSLIQLYINELSVINSNQFHDYLMVLFKLAAERSIDNDPVKENSAAIWALGAKFGSHHFSSIWEIEIPRNADKPFPQLRGREDLTKHFVYSAVLQLIGDSSLSFSIGETKELLDSLSGGSGYSFADLAADIAGLQFAEFVTSNERNALSVQGLLSNVDNEDVFFPFVHDFPEGLNEATFKRLLSSKYSGQYLEIRNEISARIDNLKLYNSGLGKDMQSLQETWSEPNQYGLDFYHKVDTHIHTKYSDGGYTVKQIADKAAQFGCEAVAITDHSDLDLKRVLSIEFFEDLKYAQQSHPYLTIIPGLEWNIPPLNGREHVTVLLPESSYLQDNLINFRKQFDHFNRYEAQLLSPITGLNWLNQLSNRENGAKPVLIYNHPNRKDFQTTENAHDFAYWRKHSNLVVGFSGAPGHQKMKNDKNGSYENSLKTINGWDPSVARTGGEWDKLLQKGYKVWAARAASDFHNTDMDYWPCEFSSTHVKSRSNSHNDILTGLRRGNIWAQHGSFVKKLSFTATVQNQVAQIGEEVVAEFGEEVLVELNVNLADLDWQGNEPQLNQVELVIITEDEIKSKTFDLNHKTDKQIKLQHRMTLASDKLIFRWRGTNKQIGQADYLFYTNPIKIKKRL
- a CDS encoding GtrA family protein encodes the protein MKYVILKRISKFFSIGLLATFIHISVYSCALSFELASAQKANFVGFVIAFIFSFVGQTFITFELKKSEFTATVFIKFCSIAILGYLINAFWVYCIKEVLSLNPQWAVVAIAVLTPAVTFLFLSKWVYKEATVND
- a CDS encoding acyltransferase family protein; protein product: MNTSRLKELDGLRGIAAMAVVIYHYLYHYNRLFGHDFYVSELFSYGFYGVQLFFIISGFVIFWSIGRVSNVREFVVSRFSRLYPTFWCAVIITFIVTSLSNVEFLQLNFTTFLANLTMIHEYFRFQHVDGAYWTLTLEMAFYVWMVAIFKLNYLSKIENIFIPWVIIAALIALFDLPIHNALKKLFIIDYIEFFAAGIVFFKIMQSSYTKKTVALLVLCVISLYIKNSIQTAIGLSGFFLMFFAIIKGRLPIFRINFLTYLGAISYSLYLVHQSIGYVIINYGYQHGIPPQLSISAALIVSLLLAHNIMIYVEKPALKYIRQNWKS
- a CDS encoding glycosyltransferase family 2 protein, coding for MKTLKHPTISLVAPMFNEEEVVDIFFDAIRKEFSTLDAEYEIVCINDGSSDSTIDKLKLAAQSDFRIKVVNLSRNYGKETALTAGLDYCTGDAAIPIDCDLQDPPELIGEMITEWQRGADMVLAKRVDRKSDSQVKRITSSLFYRLIDKISDISIPNNVGDFRLLDRKVVDALKTYRERTRFMKGLFASLGFKQVTIEYTRPERVAGTTKWNYVQLYRLALEGIISFTSLPLKIWSYVGGAISMFTFIYGIYLIFKTLIFGIDTPGYASLMVVTLFIGGLILMCLGIIGEYLARIFIEVKQRPLYLVQDTDNFESSEKSNEQ